A segment of the Streptococcus dysgalactiae subsp. dysgalactiae genome:
CTATGACACGAGTGAAAAAGAAATGGCATTAGCAGATGATGCCTTATTGGAAGCTCACAATTTACAGACCCAATTTCTTGCCCAAGAGGCTAGTGGCAATAAGTCAGAGATTACAGCTCTTTTTGTCCACTCACAAGACCATTTGATGACGACCATTACAGAAATTAATCTCATCAAGGAGATTATTGACCTTCGTAAAGAATTGGCAACCAAATAATATTTCATTCATAAAAAGGAGATTGACATGATTAAGGTTGGATTGTTTTGCGCAGCAGGGTTCTCAACAGGCATGTTGGTGAATAATATGAAAGTAGCTGCTGAAAAGAAAGGCATTGACTGCCAGATTGATGCCTATTCCCAAGGAAAGTTGGCTGAGTATGCCCCATTGATTGATGTGGCACTTTTAGGCCCACAGGTTGCTTATACTCTGGATAAATCAGAAACTATCTGTAAAGAGAATGGCATCCCGATTGCAGTTATCCCAATGGCTGATTATGGAATGTTAGACGGCAACAAGGTGCTTGATTTAGCCCTTAGTCTTGTTAAAGAATAGGAGTCAATCATGGCAAATATGAATATGCAAAAAATCATCATGCCAATCATGAAATTTGTGAATATGCGCGGTATCATCGCCTTAAAAGACGGGATGTTAGCCATTTTACCTTTGACAGTTGTGGGAAGTCTTTTCCTGATTGCTGGTCAGATTCCTTTTCAAGGGGTTAACGATGCCATTGCCGGTGTGTTTGGTGCCGACTGGACAGAACCCTTTATGCAGGTTTACCATGGAACGTTTGCTATTATGGGCTTGATTTCCTGCTTTGCGATTGGTTATTCTTTTGCTAAAAATTCAGGTGTTGAACCTCTCCCTTCAGGGGTTTTATCCTTATCAGCTTTCTTTATTCTATTGAGATCATCTTATGTTCCAGCAGAAGGCGAAGCTATTGGTGATGCCATTAGTAAGGTTTGGTTTGGTGGGCAAGGGATTATAGGTGCTATTTTAATTGGTTTAACGGTAGGTGCTATTTATACAGCATTTATCCGTCGCCACATTGTCATCAAAATGCCAGAGCAAGTGCCACAAGCCATTGCCAAACAGTTTGAAGCTATGATTCCAGCCTTTGTGATTTTTACTTTGTCAATGCTTGTGTACATTATTGCCAAGTCAGTGACAGGTGGTGGAACCTTTATTGAAATGATTTATGCTGTCATCCAGGTACCGCTGCAAGGGTTAACAGGTTCTCTTTATGGCGCTCTCGGCATTGCCTTCTTTATTTCCTTCCTTTGGTGGTTTGGTGTGCATGGACAATCCGTGGTCAATGGAATTGTAACAGCTCTTCTCCTGTCCAACTTAGATGCCAATAAGGCCTTGTTGGCAGCAGGTAATCTGTCTTTGGACAAGGGTGCCCATATTGTAACCCAACAATTTTTAGATTCTTTCTTGATTCTCTCAGGGTCAGGAATTACCTTTGGTTTGGTGGTAGCTATGATTTTTGCAGCTAAATCTAAACAATATAAGGCCTTGGGTAAGGTAGCTGCTTTTCCAGCCCTCTTTAATGTTAATGAACCAGTCGTCTTTGGTTTTCCAATTGTGATGAATCCGGTCATGTTCTTGCCATTTATCTTGGTTCCTGTTTTGGCAGCCCTCATGGTTTATGGCTCCATTGCCATTGGTTTCATGCAGCCCTTTGCAGGAGTAACGCTGCCGTGGTCAACACCAGCCATTATCTCAGGGTTCATGGTTGGCGGCTGGCAAGGTGTTGTTGTGCAAATCCTTGTGCTTGTTATGTCTACATTAATTTATTTCCCATTCTTTAAGATTCAAGATAGAATTGCTTGCCAAAATGAAGGGGCAGCTGAAAACGAATAGTTATCCCTTGTTTATGATGCCCCTAGCTACCTTTGAAAGCAGCTGTTGCAATGCTTTCTAGACTCTGTTTATCCTTGATATCGTTAAGACCATCTCACCTTCTGAGGTGGTTTTTTAGAAAAGAAAGCTGATTTCAAGCGTTAGTCATATGCACTATTGTGCAAATCGTGATGGTTTATAATTCTTTCAGGCAGCAGTATTAAAAAAGGACTAAATATGGTAAAATAATTACGAAAGAAACAATTATAATTACGAAAGAAAGATAGGAGGCGGCGATGACTGAAACAAAGATTCCTTATTTTGGCAACTTAACTGATAGGATGAATCAATATCGTGAGGCGGTGTTAGACAAGAAACCTTATATTGATGCTGAGCGCGCCATCTTGGTAACAGAAGCCTATCAAAAACATCAGAACAAACCGGCGAACCTGAAACGCGCTTACATGTTGCAAAATATTTTGGAAAACATGACCATCTATATTGAAGACGAAAGTCTCATTGCTGGTAACCAAGCCTCTTCAAACAAGGATGCGCCGATTTTCCCTGAATATACTCTGGAATTTGTCCTCAACGAACTCGATCTTTTTGAAAAACGAGATGGGGATGTGTTCTACATTACCGAAGAAACTAAGCAACAGCTGCGAAATATTGCCCCATTCTGGAAAAACAATAATCTACGTGCTCGCTGCGGTGTCTTGCTACCAGAAGAAGTTCAAGTGTACATGGAAACAGGTTTCTTTGGCATGGAAGGCAAGATGAATTCGGGAGATGCCCATTTAGCTGTCAATTACCAAAAACTCTTGGAATACGGATTGAAGGGATTTGAAGAACGGGCACGAGCTGCCAAAGCTGCGCTTGATTTGACCATTCCTGAAAACATTGACAAATATCATTTTTACAACTCTGTCTTTATTGTTATTGATGCGGTCAAAACTTATGCCAAACGCTATGCCCAATTGGCTAGAGAACTAGCAGAAACCGCTGGTCCAGAACGTCAAGTAGAATTGTTAGAAATCGCGCGCATTTGTGACAAAGTGCCTTATGAAAAAGCAGAAACGTTTGCAGAAGCTGTCCAATCCGTCTGGTTCATTCAATGTATCTTGCAAATTGAATCAAACGGGCATTCGCTATCTTATGGCCGCTTTGATCAGTACATGTATCCTTATGTCAAAGCTGATTTGGAGGCTGGCCGTGAAACAGAAGGTTCAATCGTTGAACGGTTGACCAATCTCTGGATTAAGACCTTGACCATTAACAAAGTGCGGAGCCAAGCCCACACCTTCTCATCAGCAGGTAGTCCACTTTACCAAAACGTGACGATTGGTGGTCAAACACGAGATAAAAAAGACGCGGTCAACCCACTGTCTTACCTTGTCCTACGGAGTGTGGCTCAAACCAAATTGCCACAACCTAACTTGACTGTTCGTTACCATAAAGGCCTAGACAACACCTTTATGAACGAATGCATTGAGGTCATGAAACTTGGTTTTGGCATGCCAGCGATGAACAACGATGAAATCATCATTCCATCCTTTATCAAAAAAGGTGTCTCAGAAGAAGACGCTTATGATTATTCAGCCATTGGTTGTGTGGAAACAGCAGTTCCTGGGAAATGGGGCTACCGTTGCACGGGGATGAGTTACATTAACTTCCCTAAAATCTTGCTGATTACCATGAATGACGGGATTGATCCAGCATCAGGGAAGCGCTTTGCAACAGGACATGGTCATTTCAAAGACATGACATCTTATCAAGAATTAAAAGCAGCCTGGGATGCCACCCTGCGCGAAATTACTCGCATGAGCGTCATTGTTGAAAATGCTATTGACCTCGGTCTCGAACGTGAAGTGCCAGATATTCTTTGCTCAGCCTTGACAGATGATTGTATCGGCAGAGGCAAGACCTTAAAAGAAGGCGGAGCTGTTTACGACTACATCTCAGGCCTTCAAGTTGGTATTGCTAACCTATCTGATTCCCTAGCAGCGCTGAAAAAATTAGTGTTTGAAGAAGGTCGATTAACTCCAGAAGAACTCTGGCAGGCCCTTGAAAGTGACTTTGCTGGAGAACGCGGAGAAGACATCCGCCAAATGCTAATCAATGACGCACCAAAATATGGTAACGATGATGACTACGCAGATAGTCTCGTGGTAGAAGCCTACGATACCTACATTGATGAAATCGCCAAATACCCAAATACCCGTTATGGCCGTGGCCCAATCGGAGGTATACGCTATTCTGGGACATCATCAATCTCAGCCAATGTCGGACAGGGAAAAGGAACCTTAGCGACACCAGACGGTCGTCATGCGGGAACCCCATTGGCAGAAGGTTGTTCACCAGAGCACAGCATGGACAAAAAAGGCCCAACATCTGTCCTTAAATCTGTTGCTAAATTACCAACAAATGAGATTGTGGGGGGTGTTCTCTTGAACCAAAAAGTTAATCCGCAAACCCTGGTCAAAGAAGAAGACAAACTGAAATTAATGGCCTTGCTTCGCACCTTCTTCAATCGTCTCCACGGTTACCATATTCAATACAATGTGGTGTCTCGTGATACCTTGATTGACGCCCAAAAGCATCCTGAAAAACACCGTGACCTCATTGTCCGTGTTGCTGGCTACTCTGCTTTCTTCAATGTTCTCTCAAAAGCAACCCAGGATGACATTATTGAACGTACGGAACACACGCTTTAGAAAGAAGAATATTTATGGAATACATGTTAGACACTCTAGACTTAGACGCTATTAAAAAATGGCATCATATTTTGCCGCTGGCAGGTGTGACCTCAAACCCTTCTATTGCCAAAAAAGAAGGTGACATTGATTTCTTTGAACGGATTCGAGAAGTTCGTGCCATTATCGGTGATCAGGCTTCTATTCATGTTCAAGTGATTGCCCAAGATTACGAAGGTATCTTAAAAGATGCTGCTGAAATTCGTCAGCAATGTGGGGACAGTGTTTATGTCAAAGTACCTGTAACCCCAGAAGGGCTAGCGGCCATTAAAACCTTGAAAGCTGAAGGCTATCATATTACCGCGACAGCTATTTACAGCACTTTCCAAGGGTTATTAGCCATTGAAGCTGGCGCTGATTATTTGGCTCCTTATTATAACCGTATGGAAAATCTTAATATTGATCCAGAGGCCGTGATTGGGCAATTGGCAGAAGCTATTGACCGTGAGTGTTCTGACAGTAAACTCTTAGCAGCAAGTTTTAAAAATGTGGCTCAGGTCAATAAATCCTTTGCTTTGGGAGCACAAGCCATCACTGCTGGTCCAGATGTTTTTGAAGCAGGATTTGCGATGCCATCTATTCAAAAAGCGGTTGATGATTTTGGTAAGGATTGGGAAGCCATTCATCACCGCAAGAGCATTTAAGGAATATCGTCAGTATTAATCACAGATAAAGGAGTTCAATGATGAAAGTATTTGCAAGTCCATCTCGTTACATTCAAGGTAAAAATGCCTTGTTTACCAATGCAGAAACCCTGAAACAACTAGGGGATAATCCTATTTTACTTTGTGATGACGTGGTTTATGGTATCGTCGGAAAAACATTTGAAGCTTATTTGGCAGATAACGGCATGCCCCCTGTTCACGTAGTCTTTAATGGGGAAGCATCTGATAACGAAATCAACCGTGTGGTTGCTATTGCCAAGGACAATGGTAGCAATATCATTATCGGTCTTGGTGGCGGAAAAACCATTGATAGCGCTAAGGCTATTGCGGATGTGTTAGCTGTTCCAGTGATTATTGCCCCAACCATTGCCTCAACAGATGCCCCAACCTCAGCCTTATCGGTTATTTACACCGATGAAGGAGCCTTTGAAAAGTACATTTTCTATTCAAAGAATCCAGATCTTGTTTTGGTTGATACACAAGTGATTTGTCAGGCACCCAAACGATTATTGGCATCAGGGATTGCAGATGGGTTAGCAACATGGGTAGAAGCGCGTGCGGTTATGCAAAAAAATGGAGACATCATGGCAGGTGGTAATCAAACGCTGGCAGGAGTTGCCATTGCGCAAGCCTGTGAACGAACCTTGTTTGCGGATGGTCTCAAGGCGATGGCTAGTTGTGACAGACAAGTCGTGACCCCAGCTTTGGAAAATGTCATCGAAGCCAATACGCTCCTTAGTGGGCTTGGTTTTGAAAGTGCGGGTCTGGCTGCTGCACACGCCATTCACAATGGCTTTACAGCGTTGACAGGAGATATTCACCATCTTACTCATGGTGAAAAAGTCGCCTATGGCACGTTGACACAACTCTTCTTGGAAAATCGTTCACGTGAAGAAATTGACCGCTACATCGACTTT
Coding sequences within it:
- a CDS encoding PTS lactose/cellobiose transporter subunit IIA, which gives rise to MELIVPDQIIMGLILNAGDAKQHIYQALKCAKAEDYDTSEKEMALADDALLEAHNLQTQFLAQEASGNKSEITALFVHSQDHLMTTITEINLIKEIIDLRKELATK
- a CDS encoding PTS sugar transporter subunit IIB — encoded protein: MIKVGLFCAAGFSTGMLVNNMKVAAEKKGIDCQIDAYSQGKLAEYAPLIDVALLGPQVAYTLDKSETICKENGIPIAVIPMADYGMLDGNKVLDLALSLVKE
- a CDS encoding PTS sugar transporter subunit IIC, giving the protein MANMNMQKIIMPIMKFVNMRGIIALKDGMLAILPLTVVGSLFLIAGQIPFQGVNDAIAGVFGADWTEPFMQVYHGTFAIMGLISCFAIGYSFAKNSGVEPLPSGVLSLSAFFILLRSSYVPAEGEAIGDAISKVWFGGQGIIGAILIGLTVGAIYTAFIRRHIVIKMPEQVPQAIAKQFEAMIPAFVIFTLSMLVYIIAKSVTGGGTFIEMIYAVIQVPLQGLTGSLYGALGIAFFISFLWWFGVHGQSVVNGIVTALLLSNLDANKALLAAGNLSLDKGAHIVTQQFLDSFLILSGSGITFGLVVAMIFAAKSKQYKALGKVAAFPALFNVNEPVVFGFPIVMNPVMFLPFILVPVLAALMVYGSIAIGFMQPFAGVTLPWSTPAIISGFMVGGWQGVVVQILVLVMSTLIYFPFFKIQDRIACQNEGAAENE
- a CDS encoding glycyl radical protein; protein product: MTETKIPYFGNLTDRMNQYREAVLDKKPYIDAERAILVTEAYQKHQNKPANLKRAYMLQNILENMTIYIEDESLIAGNQASSNKDAPIFPEYTLEFVLNELDLFEKRDGDVFYITEETKQQLRNIAPFWKNNNLRARCGVLLPEEVQVYMETGFFGMEGKMNSGDAHLAVNYQKLLEYGLKGFEERARAAKAALDLTIPENIDKYHFYNSVFIVIDAVKTYAKRYAQLARELAETAGPERQVELLEIARICDKVPYEKAETFAEAVQSVWFIQCILQIESNGHSLSYGRFDQYMYPYVKADLEAGRETEGSIVERLTNLWIKTLTINKVRSQAHTFSSAGSPLYQNVTIGGQTRDKKDAVNPLSYLVLRSVAQTKLPQPNLTVRYHKGLDNTFMNECIEVMKLGFGMPAMNNDEIIIPSFIKKGVSEEDAYDYSAIGCVETAVPGKWGYRCTGMSYINFPKILLITMNDGIDPASGKRFATGHGHFKDMTSYQELKAAWDATLREITRMSVIVENAIDLGLEREVPDILCSALTDDCIGRGKTLKEGGAVYDYISGLQVGIANLSDSLAALKKLVFEEGRLTPEELWQALESDFAGERGEDIRQMLINDAPKYGNDDDYADSLVVEAYDTYIDEIAKYPNTRYGRGPIGGIRYSGTSSISANVGQGKGTLATPDGRHAGTPLAEGCSPEHSMDKKGPTSVLKSVAKLPTNEIVGGVLLNQKVNPQTLVKEEDKLKLMALLRTFFNRLHGYHIQYNVVSRDTLIDAQKHPEKHRDLIVRVAGYSAFFNVLSKATQDDIIERTEHTL
- a CDS encoding fructose-6-phosphate aldolase, producing MEYMLDTLDLDAIKKWHHILPLAGVTSNPSIAKKEGDIDFFERIREVRAIIGDQASIHVQVIAQDYEGILKDAAEIRQQCGDSVYVKVPVTPEGLAAIKTLKAEGYHITATAIYSTFQGLLAIEAGADYLAPYYNRMENLNIDPEAVIGQLAEAIDRECSDSKLLAASFKNVAQVNKSFALGAQAITAGPDVFEAGFAMPSIQKAVDDFGKDWEAIHHRKSI
- a CDS encoding glycerol dehydrogenase produces the protein MKVFASPSRYIQGKNALFTNAETLKQLGDNPILLCDDVVYGIVGKTFEAYLADNGMPPVHVVFNGEASDNEINRVVAIAKDNGSNIIIGLGGGKTIDSAKAIADVLAVPVIIAPTIASTDAPTSALSVIYTDEGAFEKYIFYSKNPDLVLVDTQVICQAPKRLLASGIADGLATWVEARAVMQKNGDIMAGGNQTLAGVAIAQACERTLFADGLKAMASCDRQVVTPALENVIEANTLLSGLGFESAGLAAAHAIHNGFTALTGDIHHLTHGEKVAYGTLTQLFLENRSREEIDRYIDFYQAIGMPTTLKEMHLDTASQDDFLKVGRQATMAGETIHQMPFVITPEDVAAALVAVDAYVTSR